CCCGGCGGCCGCAACCGCCATCATGCCGTAGCGCGGGTTGTTCAGCCGGCGGCGCACGACAGGCACCGGCTTGGCCCAGCCGAAGATCGGCCCGCCCACCAGCGCAAGGAAACCAGGCACCAGCAGCGTGCCGACCGGATCGACATGCCTGATCGGATTGAGCGTCAGCCGTCCGCGATCGAACGCGGTGCTGTCACCCAGCGCGAGCGCGACCCAGCCATGCGCCACCTCGTGGCACACGATCGCGATGATCAGCGCGGGGATCAGCAGCGCGGCGAAGGTGAGCGTGTCGGTCATTGCGGCGTCTATGTGGGGTCGGCAAGGTCGGAAACGAAGTGTTTGCGACAGACCGCGACATAGCGTTCGTTGCCGCCGATCTCGGTCTGCGCCCCCGCGACCACCGGTTGTCCCGCCTCGTCGACGCGCTGGTTCATCGTCGCCTTGCGCCCGCAATGGCACACAGCCTTCATCTCGGTGAGCTTGTCGGCGATGCCCAGCAGCACCGCCGAGCCGGGAAACAGCTCGCCTCTGAAATCGGTCCGCAAGCCGTAGCAGATCACCGGAATATCGTGCCGGTCGGTCAGCCGTGCGAGCTGCCACACTTGGTCGCGCGTGAGGAACTGCGCCTCGTCCACCAGCACGCAGGCGAGCGGCGATGCTCCCTCCCCGTCCCCTGCATCCCGGCCCGCGCGCTCTTCGAGGACCCGCGCGGCGATATCGGTATCGGTCCCGAAGCGGTGCGCATCGCTGGTCAGCCCGATGCGGCTGTTGATCGCGCCGAAGGCCGGGCGATTGTCGACCGCCGCCGTCCACAGCGACACGTCCATGCCGCGCTCGCGATAATTGAACGCGGTCTGGAGCAGCAGCGCGCTCTTGCCCGCATTCATGCTCGCAAAATAGAAATAGAGCTTGGCCATCGGCCCGCCTCTATGCCGGGGAGCGCGCGCCTGTCCAAAGATAAAGCGTCGAAGGACAAAGCGCGCAAAAGTTAAGCCCCGCGACAGGCTGGTGCCGCAATGCTAGCCCGGTTAGCGAGGAGCAATATTGAAGGGGAAGAACATGGCAAGCGCCACGCAGGCACCCGAGCAGAAGGGTTTTCTGGGCTGGGTCGAGAGGACCGGCAACCGATTGCCCGATCCGGTCTTCATCTTCTTCTACCTGATCATCGCGCTGGTGATCATCTCGGTGATCTGCGCGCTGGCCGGCGTGTCCGCGCTGCACCCGACCGAAGTCGACGAGGCGAGCGGAGCGCCCAGCGTGATCGAGGCGGTGAGCCTGCTGAGCGCGGAGAATATCCAGCGCCTGTGGGTCCTGATGCCCGAGACGTTCACCCACTTCCACCCGCTCGGCTACGTGCTCGTGGTGATGCTGGGCGCAGGTGTGGCCGAACGCTCAGGCTTCTTCGCGGCGGGCATGTCCAAGGCGGTAAAGGCCGCGCCCAAATCGCTGCTGACGCCGGTGGTCGCGCTCGTCGCGATGCTCGGCAACCATGCCGCCGATGCGGGTTACGTGGTGCTGATTCCGCTTGCGGGGATCCTCTTCGCCGCCGCCGGACGCCATCCGCTGGCGGGTATCGCGGCGGCTTTCGCAGGCGTTTCGGGCGGCTTTTCCGCCAATATCTCGCCCGGCCAGCTCGACGCGCTGCTGTTCGGCATTACCGAGGAAGCGGTGGGCGCGAGCATGCTCGCCCCCAGCTGGACCGCCAATATCGCGGGCAACTGGTACTTCATCAGCGTGATGACGTTCCTCTACCTGCCGATCATCTGGTTCGTGACCGATAAGATCATCGAGCCGCGACTGGGCCGGTGGACCGGCGGCGCGTCCGCCGGTGCGGCCAACGACGACACCAGCCCCGACCCGAGCGAGCACGACGGTGCCCGAGCCTCCAAGGGCTTGCGCCATGCAGGCATCGCCGCGCTGCTGGTGATCGCGCTATGGGCCGCGATGGTCTTTGCGCCCGGCACGCCGCTGATCGACGAGGCGGCCTGCGTGGCGGACGACGGCTCGCGCCTTGCCGACTGCTCGATCCATACCGAACTCGGGCCGCTCTACAGCTCGCTCGTCGCGGCGTTCTTCATCCTCTTCCTCGCCACCGGCTGGGCCTATGGCCGCGCCGCTGGGACGATTCAGAACCACCGCGACCTCGTGAACATGATGGCCGAATCGATGAAGGACATGGGATATTACCTCGTCCTCGCCTTCGCCGCCGCGCATTTCGTGGCGATGTTCAACTGGTCCAATCTCGGCCTGATTTCGGCGGTGCATGGCGCGGGCGCGATCGAGTCGACCGGCCTGCCGCTGCCCGCAGTGATCGGGCTGATGGTGCTCTTCACCGGGCTGCTCAACCTCTTCGTCGGCTCGGCCAGCGCCAAGTGGGCGCTGCTCGCGCCGATCCTCGTGCCGATGCTGATGCTGCTCGGGATCAGCCCCGAAGGCGCCACGGCGGCCTATCGCGTGGGCGACAGCGCGACCAACATCATCACCCCGCTGATGGTCTATTTCCCGCTGATCCTGGTGTTCGCGCAGCGCTGGCAGCCCGATTTCGGGCTCGGCAGCCTGACCGCGATGATGCTGCCCTATTCGATCTGGCTGCTGGTCTTCGGTACCGCGCTGATCGTGGGGTGGTTCTACCTCGGCATCCCGCTCGGCCCGGATGCGCCGGTGGGCTATGCCATGCCCGACATGGCCGCACCGGCAGGAGCGGAGACGCCCGCCGCCACGCCGTCGAGCGAGGCGGTGGCGAACCCGCAATAGGCGCTACTCTTCCTCATCCCCATCGAGGTCGCGCGCAACCTTGGGGTCGTTGAGGAGGCGTTCGATCCGGTCGGCTTCCTCGAAGCTCTCGTCGGGGCGGAACTGCAGCCTGGGCGCGAATTTGAGGCCGAGCCGCTTGGCGACCTCGCGCTGGAAGAACGCGGTGTTGGTGCGCAGCGCCTTGATCACGGCGTCCTCATCTTCGCCCAGCAGCGGCTTCACGTAGACGCTGGCGTGCTTGAGGTCGGGCGTCATCTTCACCTCGGTCACGCTGACCGAATGCGCGCTGAGCGTTTCGTCGTGCACTTCGCCCCGGGTGAGCAGTTCGGACAGGATATGCCGCACCCGCTCGCCCACCTTGAGGACGCGGACCGAGTGCTGTTCGGCGGAAAATTGCTGTTTGGCCATATCGTCCAGAGATAGGGGCACGTTGCAGCCCGCTCAATCCCCCGGCGCGCGACAATGCCGTTTGCGGTGCTAGCTGTCCGTCGGCGGGGGTGTCGGGATCGCGGTCGAGGTCGCGCGGGCGAGCAGGCGGCCTTCGGAGTCGAAAAGCTCGCCTTCGAGGAACGCCACCTTGCGCCCCGCCTTCACCACGCGGCCCTTGGCGGTGATCCGCTCGAGCGAGACCATCCGCACGAAGCTGAGGTTCATATCGAGATTGAGCGGCAGCGCTTCGTTATCGGTGCTGGCGAGCAATGCGGCGCCCATCACCTCGTCCAGAAACCCCGCGATCAGCCCGCCCTGCACCGCCCCTCTGGGCGAGGCGAAGCTGGGCGGCGGATCATAGGTGAAAGTGACCTCGCCCTTTGCCGAGTCCCAGCTCTGGAACTGCGACCCCATCAGCTCCGCCGAGGGCGAGCGCTGGGTTTTGAAGAGCTGGGTCATTGGCTTTTGATCAGGGACCAAAAATCAACGTGGCTGCGAGAGCAAGAGCGATCAGAAAGACAAACACAAGCCCTACGACGCCAATCACACCGCCCACTCGGCTTGTCATACTGACCTTGTAGCTCATACTTCTCTCCTCTGGCCGGAAGTACCACTTCCGGCCAAACCCCACTTACAGCGTCCGTTCACGCTCCTCGACTTCGAAGACTTCGAGCTGGTCGCCTGCCTTGATGTCGTTCGTGTCTTCCAGCACCACGCCGCATTCGAGGCCTGCGCGCACTTCGTCGACGTCGTCCTTGAAGCGCCGCAGCGAGGCGATGGTGGTGGACGAGACGATGACGTCGTCGCGGGTGAGGCGGGCGTGGAGACCCTTGCGGATCGCGCCTTCCTCCACCAGCAGGCCCGCCGCCTTGTCCTTCTTGCCGGACTTGAAGACTTCCTTGACCGCGGCACGGCCGACGACGTTCTCGATCCGCTCGGGGCCAAGCTCGCCCGCCATCTCCTTCGCGATCTCCTCGGTCAGGTGGTAGATGACGTCGTAATACATCATCCGCACGCCTTCGCGTTCGATCTGCTGGCGCGCCTTGGCATTGGGACGCACGTTGAAGCCGATGATCGGCGCGTTGCCGGCAGCCGCCAGCGTCACGTCGTTCTCGGTAATCGCGCCCACGCCCGAATGCAGGATGCGGACCTTGATGAGGTCGTTCGAAAGGTTGGTGAGCGCGGTCTTGATCGCCTCGACCGAGCCCTGAACGTCCGCGCGGACCAGCAGCGGGAATTCGACCGCCTTGTTGGCCAGGCTGGAGAACATCGCATCGAAGTTCGTCGGGGCGAGCGCGGTACGCGCCTCGTTCGCCTTGTCCTGACGATATTCGGCGACTTCGCGCGCACGCTGCTCGTTCTCGACCACGGCGAGCTGGTCGCCCGCGTTCGGCACCCCGCCGAGGCCGAGGACCTCGACCGGCATCGAAGGCCCGGCTTCCTTGATCTGCTTGCCCTGGTCGTCGACGATCGCGCGGACGCGGCCGCTCATCGTCCCGGCAACCAGCGCATCGCCCTTCTTGAGCGTGCCGCGCGTCACCAGCACCTGCGCGACGGGGCCTCGGCCCTTGTCGAGCTGCGCCTCGATCACCGTGGCTTCCGCCGCGCGATCTGGGTTGGCCTTGAGCTCCATCAGTTCGGCCTGGAGCGCGATCTTGTCGAGCAGGTCGTCGAGCCCGGTGCCCTTGAGCGCGGAGATTTCCACGTCCTGCACGTCGCCCGACATCGCCTCGACGATGACTTCCTGTTCCAGCAGGCGCTCGCGCACCTTCTGGGGGTTGGCCTCCTCTTTATCCATCTTGTTGATGGCGACGATGATCGGCGTGCCCGCAGCCTTGGCGTGGCCGATCGCCTCGATCGTCTGCGGCATGATGCCGTCGTCGGCGGCGACCACCAGCACGACGATATCGGTCACGTTGGCACCGCGCGCGCGCATTTCGGTAAAGGCGGCGTGGCCCGGCGTGTCGAGGAAGGTGATCTTGCTGCCGTCCTTCGTCTTCACCTGGTAGCTGCCGATATGCTGGGTGATGCCGCCCGCTTCACCGCGAGTCACATTGGTGCCGCGCAGCGCATCGAGCAGGCTGGTCTTGCCGTGGTCGACATGGCCCATGATCGTGACGACCGGAGGACGCGGCTGCAGCGTCTCTTCCGGATCGACGTCTTCCTCGGCCTTGATGTCGATATCGGCTTCGGAAACCTTCTGGATGTTGTGGCCGAACTGCTCGACCAGCAGTTCCGCGGTGTCCTGGTCGATCGTCTGGTTGACGGTGACCGCCATCCCGAGGCTGAACAGTTCCTTCACCAGGTCCGCGCCCTTTTCGGCCATGCGGTTGGCGAGTTCCTGCACGGTGATCGCCTCGGGGACGATCACGTCGCGGACCTGCTTCTCGCGCGGCTTGGACGAGCCGCCGCCCTGCATGCGGCGTTCCTTCTCGCGCGCACGCTTCAAGGCGGCGAGGCTGCGGGCGCGGCGGCCCTCGTCCTCGTTGAGCGCCTTGGTGACGGTCAGCTTGCCCGAGCGACGCTTGTCGACGCGCTCGGCGCTCTTCGAAGGCTTGTCTTCCTTCTTGGCCTTTTTCTCGGGCTTCTTGGGTTCGGGCCGCTGGACCGGCGTGAACTTGCGCGCGGCCGGGCGGGCGGCCTTGCCGCCGTCGCTCTGGTCTGCTGCAGGCTCTTCGGCGGGCGCCTGCGTTTCGGCCTCGGCTTCGGCTGCTACCGGATTCCTGGCCTCTTCCTCGGCCTGCTTGGCAGCTTCTTCCCTGGCCTTGGCGTTCTCCTCGGCGCGCTTCTTCTCTTCCTCGGCCGCCTTCCTGGCCTGCTCGTCCTCGCGCTTGCGCGATTCCTCGGCCTGGCGAAGCCGGTCTTCCTCGGCCTCGCGCTGAAGACGCGCGACCCGTTCCTGCGGAGTTTCCCCGGCGGGCGCGGGCTTCTTGGGCGCGGGCTTCTTCGCGGCCGGCGCAGGCGCTGGCGCAGGTGCCGGTGCAGGCGTCGGGGCCGGAGCCGGAGCCTTGGCCTCCTCGGCTTCGGGCGCAGGCGCGGGCGCGGATTCGCCGGGCTTCAGGATCTTGCGACGACGCTTCACCTCGACCGCGACCTTGTTGGTGCGGCCGTGGCTGAAGGTCTGCTTGACCTCGCCCGATTCCACGCTCCGCTTGAGGCCAAGCGGTTTACGGGTCCGGGTGTTGTTTTCGTCGTCGCTCATAAAACTCGTTTCTTCCTTCGGTCACATCGTCGCGAAAAGAGAGGCCGCCGTCTAGGTGGCCCCGTCCTCGCTCGCGTCTTCGCGGGTCCCCGCAGACGCATTCCTATAATGCAGCAGGCGCGTCAGGGCCTGGTCGACCCGCTTCGCCGCCGCTTCGTCGGCGAGCGCCAGATGGACAACATTGTCGCGGCCCAATGCCACAGACAGCGCCTCACGGTCCAGTGGCAAGCGCGTTCCGCCCTCGCCGCTGCCTTCGCGATCCATCCCGACGCGCCACGCCTGGTCCAGCTTGGACGCCCCGCCCTCGCTCGCATCGGCGGCGTGGTAGAGCGCGGCGAGCACGCCGCCACGCGCATGCTCGGCAATCCGTTCGGACCCCAAGATAAGGTGTCCGCTGCGCATTTCGAGGCCCAGCCGGTCGGTGAGCGTGCGCAGCAACCCCGCATCGATCTGCGCGGGCAGGTCGTCGGGCACCTGCGGCGGGGCGGATTTGAAGGCGCGCGCAAGCGCTCCCTTCAGCTTGCCCTTGGCGATCGATTCCTCGAGCTCGGCACGCGAAACGCCCAGCCATGCACCGCGGCCCGGCGCACGCGCGCGCGGATCGGGCAGCACGATGGATGTCCCGTCCGGCCCCGCCGGAGAGATGGCGAGCCGGATCAGCTCGGCCCGCTCACCATGGCGTCCGGTCAGGATGCACTTGCGCTCCGGCGATGTCTCGCCGGGGCGCGTGCGCTCGATTGTCGGCGTCAGGCTCTCATTGTTCGGAGTCCGCATCGGCGGCCTCCTGTTCGGTTGGCGCATCGGCTTGTGCCGGGGCGCTTTCCTCCGCCTTCTCGGGTGCGGACGTATCCTCTTCATCTTCGAACCAGTGCGCGCGAGCAGCCATGATGATCTCGTTGCCCTGCTCTTCGGTCAGGCCGTATTCGCCCAGCACGCCGCCCTTGTCCTGCTCGCGCTGCGGACGGCGCATCGGCGGGCCGTCGGCATTGTTGTTGCGACGGCGCGGCGCCTCGCGCTTCTTGGCGATCAGTTCGTCGGTGGCGAGATCGGCCAGATCGTCGAGCGTCTTGATCCCCGCCTTGCCCAGCGTGACCAGCATGGCTTCGGTCAGGACCGGCAGTTCGGCCAGATCGTCTTCCACGCCCAGTTCACGGCGCGCCTCGCGGTGCGCGGCTTCCTGCCGCTCGAGCGCTTCGTTGGCGCGGCTCTGCAGTTCCTCGGCCAGTTCCTCGTCGAAGCCTTCGATCATCGCCAGCTCGTCGAGCTGGACGTAGGCGACCTCTTCCAGCTCGGCGAAGCCTTCGGCGACGAGCAGCTGCGAGAGCGTTTCGTCGACGTCCAGCTCTTCCTCGAACATCTTGGAGCGAGCAGCGAATTCCTTGCTCTGCTTTTCCGAGGCTTCTTCCTCGGTCATGATGTCGATCTGGTTGCCGGTCAGCTGGCTGGCGAGGCGCACGTTCTGGCCGCGGCGACCGATGGCCAGCGACAGCTGGTCTTCGGGCACGACCACCTCGATGCGGCTTTCGTCTTCGTCGAGCACGACGCGGCTGACGGTGGCGGGCTGGAGCGCGTTGACGATGAAGGTCGCCTGATCCTCGCTCCAGGGAATGATGTCGATCTTCTCGCCCTGCAGTTCCTGCACGACGGCCTGGACGCGGCTGCCCTTCATGCCGACGCAGGCGCCGACGGGATCGATGCTCGAGTCATGCGAGATGACGCCGATCTTGGCGCGGCTGCCCGGGTCGCGGGCGGCGGCCTTGATCTCGATGATGCCGTCGTAGATTTCGGGCACTTCCTGCGCGAACAGCTTGCGCATGAAATCGGGATGCGCGCGGGTCAGGAAGATCTGCGGGCCGCGGTTGTTGCGCTCGACCTTGCTGATCAGCGCGCGGATGCGCTCACCCGTACGGGCGGCCTCGCGCGGGATCTGCTGGTCGCGGCGAATGACGCCCTCGGCCCGGCCGAGATTGACGATCACGTGGCCGAATTCGACCGACTTGATGACGCCGGTGATGATCTCGCCCGCGCGGTCCTTGAATTCCTCGAACTGGCGCTCGCGCTCGGCATCGCGGACCTTCTGGAAGATCACCTGCTTGGCCGACTGCGCATCGATGCGGCCCAGATCGACCGGCGGCAGCGGATCGACGATGAAGTCGCCCAGCGATGCGCCGTCCTGCAGCTTCTGCGCCTGTTCGAGGTTTACCTGCTTGAAGTAGTCCTCGACCTCTTCGACCACCTCGACGACACGCCACAGGCGCAGGTCGCCCGTCTGCGGGTCGAGCTTCGCACGAATGTCGTTCTCCGCACCGTAGCGGTTGCGGGCGGATTTCTGGATCGCCTCTTCCATCGCTTCGATCACGATCGACTTGTCGATCATCTTTTCCGAAGCGACCGAGTTCGCGATCGCGAGGAGCTCCGCACGGTTTGCGGAAATGGCAGTGGCCATCAGTCGTCAGCCTTTTCTTGTTGGTCTTCTTGTACTTCCTCGGCACCCGTGGTGTCGAGCGGTCTGGTCGCGGCGATCAGCTCGTCGGTGAGGACGAGCTGCGCTGCATGGATCTGTTCGCGCGGGAGTTCGACATCGCCCGCCTTGCGGTCGGTGATGGTGACCATGTCACCCTCAATGCCTTTCAGGCTCCCACGATAATTGCGCTGACCCTCGTAACCCTTGGCCATCGAAATCTTCGCCTCGTGCCCCGCCCAGTCGGCAAAATCCTTGTCGCGGGTCAGCGGGCGGTCGATGCCGGGCGAGCTGACTTCGAGGTGGTAGGCCCCTTCGATCAGCACGTCGCCCTGTTCTTCCAGCGCGTCGATCTTCGCAGAGACAGCTCGGCTCAGCGCGGCGCATTGCTCGATCACCAGCTGCCCGGTCGCCGGGTCTTCGGCCATGATCTGGAGCGCCTGCGTGCCGTCGCCGGCTTCGGACGGCATCATCTTCACGCGCACGAGATCGAATCCCAGGGCCTGTGCCTCGGGTTCGATGATCTGTGTCAGTCGCGCGATATCCGCCATAAGTCTCCGCTTTTCCTGTCCGATTGCCATGACCATGCCGCTTGGTGCCGGTGCCTTGCGGCCCGGCCCAACATGGTGCCAGCGATGTCGGGATGACGCCTAGTTAGATGCGGTCGGCGAAAAATGCAACGCTATTTGCCCTTATTACCCGGTCACGTGTTGCGCGGCTTGAACCACGGCTCTTCGCTGCGCTCGATTGCGAGGGCGCCCGCGAAGGGCCGGCAAAGCCGGTAAGCCTCCTGCGGAGTGCCGCCCAGCCACGTGGCCCAGGCTTCGCGCGGCAGGACGACCGGCATGCGGTTGTGGACCGGCGCCACCTGATCGCTGGCCTCGGTCATGATCATGCTGAACGCTTCGCCCCACTCGTCGGTCTGCCGCCCGATTCCCGCGGTGGCGAACAGCGGCGCATCGGGCATCGCAAACCACGTGCGCGTCATCGCTCCCCTTTGACCCTCCGCCTCGGCGAAGCGGGTGACCGGGATCAGGCACCGCCGCTGCTCGAAACTGGCGCGCCAGAAGACATTCTTGAGCGTGTCGGTCCGGGTGTTGTTGACCGGCTTGGGCTTCAATGGCCGACCCCTGGCGCCGGTCCGATGGAGCGGGAAGCCCCAGACCATCGGTCTCACCCGTCCCTCTGCAACCACCGGCGCGGCATATCCAGGAAACACTTCTTCCGCGGTGTTCGCGCCGAAATCCCGTGCGATGGCATCGAAGAAATCCGCGATTTCTGTCTGCGAGCTGCGAATATTGTAAAGATTGCACATTGATCGACGGCGTCAGCGCGCGCCAGGATAGGTCCGCAAGCTGCCGAAATAACGCAAGAGCGCCGCGTGCAGCAGCGTGTCTTCCGCCGCGCCGCCAAGTTCGATCGGGTCTGCCGTGTCGTCGGTCGGCCGGTGGTAATCCTCGCCCATGAACGACTCGAAGGCCTCCTTGTCGGCCAGGGCGCTGCCGACCAGCACGGTGGGCACGCCCTCGCGCAGGAAGACCCAGCCGTCCTGCCGGCGCAGGAACTGGTCCTGGAAATCGGATGCGACAACTTCGCGCCCCCGGATGCGCGCCACTTCCGAAATGCCGTAGTCGAGCGGGGTTTCCCCTGCCCCCAGAACGACCACCGGCGTGCCGCGCGGGGCGATGGCCACCGTATCGAGATTGAAGCCCGCCACGATCGTGGGCAGCGGCACCACGGGATCGGCCGCGAAGGCTTCGGCGCCCAGCAGCCCCAGTTCCTCGGCGCTGGTCGCGAGCACGATCAGATCGCGATCGAGCGGACCTTCGGCGAGGGCCAGCCGCACCGATTCCAGCATCACCGCGATCCCGCTCGCATTGTCGACCGCGCCGTTGCACAGCCGGTCGGGCGAATCCGGCGATGCGCAGGCCTCGCCCAGATGGTCCCAATGCGCGAGGATGAGCACCGCGCCCGCATCGTCCACCGTGCCGCGCGCGCGGCCGACGATGTTCGCGGTTTCGATCCGTTCGGTCTGCTGCCGTATCGCCGCGTCAAGAATGGTGTCGTAGGAAATGACGCCGAGCCCGTCCGGGCTGCGATCCGCATTCGCACCGATCCGCGCCATCAGCCGCGTGCTGTCCTCGGGGGACAGGAGAAGATAGGCCGCCCCGCTCCGGTCGCTTTCGAGGTGCCAGCGCCCGCGCGCGAACAGGCCCTTCGTCCGCTCGAACTCGGTCGCGTCGGCGGTGGTGATGACGACCGCCTTCGCATTCGCCCCGTCGACCTGCGCGCGATGGCGCGGCAGGTCGCTCGCGGAGAGGACCAGCGCGCGGTTGGCCATCGAATTGGGGGCGAGCGCTTCCAGTTCGGGATCGATGCCGACCAGCGGAAGGTCGGCGAGATCGACCTGCGCGAACCCCTCGTGCGCCGCGACCACGCCTTCGCCGAGCGTGGTCGAACGCTCGCCGCGCGTCACCTGCACGCTCGCACCCTCGGGCGTTCGCCGGACGAGCGTGAAGTCCTGCGTCCAGTCGCCTTCGCCCACCGCCGGCTCCAGCCCGATCGCGGCGAAGCGATCGATCAGCCAGCCTTGCGTCTTCTCGCCGCCGGGGGCGCCGGGCTTGCGGCCTGCGAAACTGTCGTCCGACAATTGCGTGATATCGCGCGCGAGAGTCGCCTCGACCTCGTCGAGCGAGGGGCCGCGCGCGACGGGCGGCGGCGCAGTGACGCACCCGCCCAGCAGCAGCAGTGCCGAAAGTCCCGCCAGAGCGGATCGCGTGATCGCCCCTGCCTGCATGGTCCTATTCGGCGGTCCAGCCGCCATCGACGCTCCAGTTGGCGCCGTTCACATTGCCCATCGAATCGCGGCAGAGGAACACCGCCATCTCGCCGATATCCTCGGGCTGGACGAACTTCTTGGTCGGCTGCCTGGCGAGCAGGACCTGGTCGATCACTTCCTCCCGGCTCATCCCGCGCGCCTTCATCGTGTCGGGGATCTGGTTCTCGACCAGCGGCGTCCAGACATAGCCGGGGCTGATGCAGTTCGCGGTTACGCCGCAGTCGGCCAGTTCCAGCGCCACCGTCTTGGTCAGGCCCGCGATCCCGTGCTTCGCCGCCACGTAGGCGGCCTTGTAAGGCGAGGCGACCAGCGAGTGCGCGCTGGCGGTGTTGATGATCCGGCCCCAGCCGCGCTGCTTCATGTGCGGCACCGCCAGCCGGATCGTGTGGAACGCGGCCGAAAGATTGAGCGCGATGATCTGATCCCACTTTTCGGGCGGGAATTCGTCGACCGGGCTGACATGCTGCATCCCGGCATTGTTGACAAGGATGTCGATCCCGCCCGCATCCTTCATCATGGATTCGATCGCGGCGACATCGGTCAGGTCGCTGTCCGAATATTCCGCGCCGCCCAGTTCATCGCACAGCCCTGCGATCTCGTCCGCGTCGCCGAAGCCGTTGAGCACGATTGTCGCGCCCTCGGCATGCAGCGCGCGCGCCACCGCCAGGCCGATGCCCGAAGTGGAGCCGGTCACAAGTGCCTTCTTGCCGTCGAGGAACATCGCTAGCCTTTCGCGTATTAAGCTTGCCGTGTGGAGCCAATTGCTGCCTTCTGCGTCTGGTTCCGTGCGAATGCGCGCAACGCAAGGCTTTTCCAAGCGTGCGATGCGCGGGGGATACATCAAGGGGACAGGCACGCCATGCGGCTCAATCCATTCGACACCGACAATATCGACGTGCGTTCATCCAGCGGCGGCCGCTTTCCGGGCGGCGGCGCGGGGCAGCTCGGCTGCGGCACGATCATCATTGCGGGCATCGTCTCGCTGCTCTTCGGGACCGATCTCGGCCAGACGATCGCGGTGTTCGACTCGGTCGGCGATGCCACAGGTGGGCAGGCGCAGGGCAACGGCCAGGCGGTCAGCACCGACGAGCAGGCGATCTGCACCTCCAGCCAGTATGCGCGCGAGGCGTGCAGCGCGCTCGATTCGCTCAACACCACGTGGGAGCCGGTCTTCCAGCAGGCGGGGATCGCTTTCGCGCCGCCTTCGCTCGACCTCTTCGAAGGTTCGGTGACGACGCGCGGCTGCGGCAGCGCGACCTCGGCGGTCGGCCCGTTCTACTGCCCTGCCGATCAGGACATCTACATCGATACGAGCTTCTACGACACGCTGGAGCGTCAGCTCGGCGCAGGCGGCGATTTCGCGCGGCTCTACGTCGTGGCGCACGAATACGGGCACCATATCCAGAACCTCACCGGTCTTGCCGGGCAGGTCAGCAGCGCGCAGCAGCAGAGCCCGCAAAACGCCAACCGGCTGCAGGTCCGGATGGAACTGCAGGCCGATTGCTACGCCGGCGTGTGGGCGGGCAAGAACCGCAACCTGATCGAACAGGGCG
The sequence above is a segment of the Alteriqipengyuania lutimaris genome. Coding sequences within it:
- a CDS encoding thymidine kinase, with the translated sequence MAKLYFYFASMNAGKSALLLQTAFNYRERGMDVSLWTAAVDNRPAFGAINSRIGLTSDAHRFGTDTDIAARVLEERAGRDAGDGEGASPLACVLVDEAQFLTRDQVWQLARLTDRHDIPVICYGLRTDFRGELFPGSAVLLGIADKLTEMKAVCHCGRKATMNQRVDEAGQPVVAGAQTEIGGNERYVAVCRKHFVSDLADPT
- a CDS encoding AbgT family transporter, encoding MASATQAPEQKGFLGWVERTGNRLPDPVFIFFYLIIALVIISVICALAGVSALHPTEVDEASGAPSVIEAVSLLSAENIQRLWVLMPETFTHFHPLGYVLVVMLGAGVAERSGFFAAGMSKAVKAAPKSLLTPVVALVAMLGNHAADAGYVVLIPLAGILFAAAGRHPLAGIAAAFAGVSGGFSANISPGQLDALLFGITEEAVGASMLAPSWTANIAGNWYFISVMTFLYLPIIWFVTDKIIEPRLGRWTGGASAGAANDDTSPDPSEHDGARASKGLRHAGIAALLVIALWAAMVFAPGTPLIDEAACVADDGSRLADCSIHTELGPLYSSLVAAFFILFLATGWAYGRAAGTIQNHRDLVNMMAESMKDMGYYLVLAFAAAHFVAMFNWSNLGLISAVHGAGAIESTGLPLPAVIGLMVLFTGLLNLFVGSASAKWALLAPILVPMLMLLGISPEGATAAYRVGDSATNIITPLMVYFPLILVFAQRWQPDFGLGSLTAMMLPYSIWLLVFGTALIVGWFYLGIPLGPDAPVGYAMPDMAAPAGAETPAATPSSEAVANPQ
- the rbfA gene encoding 30S ribosome-binding factor RbfA, yielding MAKQQFSAEQHSVRVLKVGERVRHILSELLTRGEVHDETLSAHSVSVTEVKMTPDLKHASVYVKPLLGEDEDAVIKALRTNTAFFQREVAKRLGLKFAPRLQFRPDESFEEADRIERLLNDPKVARDLDGDEEE
- a CDS encoding PaaI family thioesterase → MTQLFKTQRSPSAELMGSQFQSWDSAKGEVTFTYDPPPSFASPRGAVQGGLIAGFLDEVMGAALLASTDNEALPLNLDMNLSFVRMVSLERITAKGRVVKAGRKVAFLEGELFDSEGRLLARATSTAIPTPPPTDS
- the infB gene encoding translation initiation factor IF-2, which produces MSDDENNTRTRKPLGLKRSVESGEVKQTFSHGRTNKVAVEVKRRRKILKPGESAPAPAPEAEEAKAPAPAPTPAPAPAPAPAPAAKKPAPKKPAPAGETPQERVARLQREAEEDRLRQAEESRKREDEQARKAAEEEKKRAEENAKAREEAAKQAEEEARNPVAAEAEAETQAPAEEPAADQSDGGKAARPAARKFTPVQRPEPKKPEKKAKKEDKPSKSAERVDKRRSGKLTVTKALNEDEGRRARSLAALKRAREKERRMQGGGSSKPREKQVRDVIVPEAITVQELANRMAEKGADLVKELFSLGMAVTVNQTIDQDTAELLVEQFGHNIQKVSEADIDIKAEEDVDPEETLQPRPPVVTIMGHVDHGKTSLLDALRGTNVTRGEAGGITQHIGSYQVKTKDGSKITFLDTPGHAAFTEMRARGANVTDIVVLVVAADDGIMPQTIEAIGHAKAAGTPIIVAINKMDKEEANPQKVRERLLEQEVIVEAMSGDVQDVEISALKGTGLDDLLDKIALQAELMELKANPDRAAEATVIEAQLDKGRGPVAQVLVTRGTLKKGDALVAGTMSGRVRAIVDDQGKQIKEAGPSMPVEVLGLGGVPNAGDQLAVVENEQRAREVAEYRQDKANEARTALAPTNFDAMFSSLANKAVEFPLLVRADVQGSVEAIKTALTNLSNDLIKVRILHSGVGAITENDVTLAAAGNAPIIGFNVRPNAKARQQIEREGVRMMYYDVIYHLTEEIAKEMAGELGPERIENVVGRAAVKEVFKSGKKDKAAGLLVEEGAIRKGLHARLTRDDVIVSSTTIASLRRFKDDVDEVRAGLECGVVLEDTNDIKAGDQLEVFEVEERERTL
- a CDS encoding DUF448 domain-containing protein; amino-acid sequence: MRTPNNESLTPTIERTRPGETSPERKCILTGRHGERAELIRLAISPAGPDGTSIVLPDPRARAPGRGAWLGVSRAELEESIAKGKLKGALARAFKSAPPQVPDDLPAQIDAGLLRTLTDRLGLEMRSGHLILGSERIAEHARGGVLAALYHAADASEGGASKLDQAWRVGMDREGSGEGGTRLPLDREALSVALGRDNVVHLALADEAAAKRVDQALTRLLHYRNASAGTREDASEDGAT